A genomic stretch from Aerococcaceae bacterium zg-1292 includes:
- a CDS encoding isoprenyl transferase encodes MAQENIGIPHHIGIIMDGNGRWAKKRFLPRIAGHKRGVETIKQITKHASKLGVKIITLYAFSTENWGRPEEEVNFLMRLPKEFFNAFLPELIENNCRVECIGDISKLPEETQNILQQAVQQSQHCTGLILNFAINYGGQQEILEAVRSIAQDVKSGQLAVDAIEIEQIEQRLTTARYGELANPDLIIRTSGEQRLSNFLLWQSAYSELYFTDVLWPDFSTKDFEQALLAFSKRQRRFGKV; translated from the coding sequence ATGGCACAAGAAAATATCGGCATTCCCCATCATATCGGCATTATAATGGATGGGAATGGCCGTTGGGCTAAAAAACGATTCTTACCACGTATTGCTGGGCATAAGCGTGGCGTAGAAACCATTAAACAAATTACAAAGCACGCAAGTAAATTAGGCGTTAAAATCATAACATTGTATGCTTTTTCGACTGAAAATTGGGGTCGTCCAGAAGAAGAAGTAAACTTTCTGATGCGATTACCCAAAGAGTTTTTTAATGCATTTTTACCTGAGCTGATTGAAAATAATTGTCGTGTAGAATGTATTGGTGACATTTCAAAACTACCTGAAGAAACACAAAATATTTTACAACAAGCAGTACAACAGAGTCAGCATTGTACTGGACTGATTTTGAATTTTGCGATTAATTACGGTGGCCAACAAGAAATACTTGAAGCAGTTCGTAGTATTGCACAAGATGTAAAGAGTGGTCAATTAGCGGTTGATGCGATTGAGATTGAACAAATTGAACAGCGATTGACAACCGCACGTTATGGCGAATTAGCTAACCCGGATTTAATTATTCGTACGAGTGGCGAACAACGTTTAAGCAATTTTTTATTATGGCAATCTGCTTACAGTGAATTATATTTTACAGATGTATTGTGGCCAGATTTTTCAACCAAGGACTTTGAGCAAGCATTGCTGGCATTCAGTAAAAGACAAAGACGATTTGGTAAGGTGTAA
- a CDS encoding phosphatidate cytidylyltransferase, translating into MRVRTLSAVIGLAVFVPFILLGQQYFAFAIFILAVVGLFEIARMKHIAYFNLIGVVATLALTLIVLPTHYTLSWITLTNSQFLFYLCGMAMLIMMVYRYHNLNFEDVSLLMFGALYVGFGFRFIIIIRDMGLGTLMYLFFVIWATDIGAYLVGRFFGKRKLAPEVSPNKTVEGSLGGVASAMAIGIIFSRTVNPNLGLTEHVWLLSAILSIVGQYGDLVESSLKRHFGVKDSGNFLPGHGGVLDRFDSLIFASFMFMIWLNLFRR; encoded by the coding sequence TTGAGAGTTCGTACATTGAGTGCTGTTATTGGTTTAGCAGTATTTGTTCCCTTTATCTTATTAGGGCAACAATATTTTGCGTTTGCCATCTTTATTTTGGCAGTCGTCGGCTTATTTGAGATTGCACGCATGAAGCATATTGCGTATTTTAATTTAATTGGAGTCGTCGCAACATTAGCGCTGACATTAATTGTCTTACCAACTCATTATACATTGAGTTGGATTACGCTGACCAATTCACAGTTTTTATTTTATTTATGTGGTATGGCAATGCTAATTATGATGGTGTATCGCTATCATAATTTAAATTTTGAAGATGTGTCATTATTGATGTTTGGAGCGCTATATGTAGGTTTCGGATTTCGATTCATTATCATTATTCGTGATATGGGATTAGGTACATTGATGTACTTGTTCTTTGTGATTTGGGCTACCGACATTGGCGCGTATTTAGTTGGTCGCTTTTTTGGCAAACGCAAGCTAGCACCCGAAGTTAGCCCGAATAAAACAGTAGAAGGCTCATTAGGTGGTGTGGCTAGTGCGATGGCGATAGGCATTATCTTCTCCCGTACCGTTAATCCCAATCTAGGACTAACTGAACATGTATGGTTGTTAAGCGCCATTTTGTCGATTGTCGGTCAGTATGGTGATTTAGTTGAGTCGTCACTCAAACGTCATTTTGGTGTCAAAGATTCTGGTAATTTCTTACCTGGTCATGGCGGCGTATTGGACCGTTTTGATAGTTTGATCTTTGCCAGCTTTATGTTTATGATTTGGTTAAATCTATTTAGAAGA